A portion of the Manihot esculenta cultivar AM560-2 chromosome 2, M.esculenta_v8, whole genome shotgun sequence genome contains these proteins:
- the LOC110608447 gene encoding protein SLOW WALKER 1 — translation MADQHQQNTTLSKIFPVKPKLKPKSRTPSKSPESKYWSSFKSHEIQNLISSIPSISFSPVSSSHLFAAANSTSLTLFSSQSFSPTSSISSFSDVVTCCSFRSDGSLIAACDLSGLVQVFDVKTRTPLRRLRSHTRPARFVKYPALDKLHLVSGGDDTVVKYWDVAGESVVLDLLGHKDYVRCGDCSPVNAEMFVTGSYDHTVKLWDVRVESKKSVMEVNHGKPIEDVMFLPSGGMIATAGGNTVKIWDLIGGGKMVYSLESHNKTVTSICVGKIMGQENGEETMQNRIMSVGLDGYMKVFDYAKMKVTHSMRFPAPLMSIGFSQDCMARAIGTSNGIIFGGKRKMKEKEEKTELGDFLGLGSVEEPQRRILKPTYFRYFHRSQGEKPNEGDYLIMRSKKVKLAEHDKLLKKFRHKEALVSALTGKNPENVVAVMEELVARRKLLKCVSNLDKEELGLLLGFLHKYSTMPRHSGLLMGLTRKVIEMRADDIRGSDALKDHIRNLKRSVEEEIRIQQSLQEIQGIISPLLRIAGRR, via the coding sequence ATGGCAGACCAACACCAACAGAACACCACCCTGTCCAAAATCTTCCCTGTAAAACCCAAACTAAAGCCCAAATCCAGAACCCCATCAAAATCCCCAGAATCCAAATACTGGTCCTCCTTCAAGTCCCATGAAATCCAGAACCTAATTTCTTCAATACCTTCCATCTCCTTCTCTCCTGTATCATCTTCGCATCTCTTCGCCGCCGCCAATTCTACCTCCCTGACTTTATTCTCCTCTCAatccttctctcctacctcctcCATTTCCTCCTTCTCTGACGTCGTTACTTGCTGCTCCTTCCGTTCCGATGGTTCTCTTATTGCCGCTTGCGATCTCTCCGGTCTTGTACAGGTGTTTGATGTCAAGACCCGGACCCCACTTCGTCGCCTCCGCTCTCATACTCGTCCTGCCCGGTTCGTTAAGTACCCAGCTCTCGACAAGCTACATTTGGTATCTGGTGGCGATGATACGGTTGTTAAGTATTGGGATGTTGCTGGAGAGAGTGTGGTTTTGGATTTGCTGGGTCATAAGGATTATGTAAGGTGTGGAGATTGCTCTCCAGTCAATGCAGAGATGTTTGTCACTGGGTCTTATGATCACACCGTGAAGTTGTGGGATGTGAGAGTAGAGAGTAAAAAATCAGTAATGGAAGTGAATCATGGGAAGCCTATTGAAGACGTGATGTTTTTGCCTTCTGGTGGAATGATTGCTACTGCAGGAGGCAACACTGTGAAGATATGGGATTTGATTGGAGGAGGGAAGATGGTTTATTCCTTGGAGAGTCATAACAAGACTGTTACATCTATATGTGTGGGGAAAATAATGGGGCAAGAGAATGGAGAAGAGACAATGCAGAATAGGATTATGAGTGTGGGTTTGGATGGGTATATGAAAGTGTTTGATTATGCCAAAATGAAGGTTACTCATTCAATGAGGTTTCCTGCCCCCCTTATGTCAATTGGGTTTTCGCAGGATTGTATGGCAAGGGCAATTGGAACTTCGAATGGGATTATATTTGGTGGGAAGAGGAAGatgaaggaaaaagaagaaaagactgaATTAGGGGATTTCTTGGGGCTAGGGAGCGTGGAGGAGCCGCAGAGGCGGATTCTGAAGCCTACCTATTTTAGGTACTTCCACAGGAGCCAAGGAGAGAAGCCAAATGAGGGTGATTATTTGATAATGAGATCAAAGAAGGTGAAATTGGCGGAGCATGATAAGTTGTTAAAGAAGTTCAGGCATAAGGAAGCTTTGGTTTCAGCATTGACAGGGAAGAATCCAGAGAATGTGGTGGCTGTAATGGAAGAACTGGTTGCAAGGAGGAAGTTGCTGAAATGTGTGTCGAATTTAGACAAGGAAGAGCTTGGATTATTGTTGGGTTTCTTACACAAGTACTCAACTATGCCAAGACACTCCGGGTTGCTAATGGGGCTCACAAGAAAGGTAATTGAGATGCGAGCTGATGATATTAGAGGTTCTGATGCGTTGAAAGATCATATCAGAAATCTAAAGCGTTCAGTTGAGGAGGAGATCAGAATACAACAGTCACTGCAGGAGATACAGGGCATAATTTCTCCTTTACTAAGGATTGCTGGAAGAAGATAA